The segment TCATTCAAATTCGAATTTTCTCATTGCTAGAGCAAGAATAGGACTGAATTCTTTTTCTTTAAATTTCGGATATTTTGAAATTTTTCTGAATATTCTGTTTTTTTAATTACTTGATTTTTGCAAGACGAACGATCGATTTAAGAAAGAATCGCCTTCCATCTTCGTCCTTCCCGAGCAATCGTCACTTTGGTTTTATCGTATTCCAATTGATCGCCCGTCTTTACTAAGTTTCCACCTTTTTCATGTAAGTTAGCAAGAATAAATCTATCGATTCCTAGTTTCACTAGCACAAGTGAATACGGAGGTTTCCATGGAAAACCGGGGTTCATATTTACGGTCGTGGAAGACCATACGACTCCGACTTCTCCCTCGTCAGCACCAAGCTTGTTCAGAGTAAGAGGTTTCAGATTCGGCTTTCTTTGAATGCGCTTTTTCCCCGGACGATCCGAAGAAAATAAAGCCACTGAGTTAATGCTATCGATTCCACCGTTTCCACCGAGAAGGGAAAGTTTTGGGTAAAGAGGATTCTGTTTACCGAGCAGCTTAGGCTGCGCGTAAAGTCCGTATTGGCTTGCGATATCCACTAGTCCTGCCGCTGCAGAAATCGACATTGCGGCTTGGTAATTTAAAATCCCACCTAATAAATTAACCGGGATAGTCTTTCCATTTTTAAAAGAAATTTTTCCTGCCTTTAAAGATTGGGTTACTTTCTTCTTCGAAAGTTGAAAATATTCCGCGGATTGCAGGATTATCATTCCGGTAAAGCAATCGTAGATCCAGGCGTAGTCAAGTTCGTCACGTTCGTAGCCCGATTGGGCGAATAATTTTTCTCCCGAATTAGTTGCAGGCGTCTTGAAGCCCCCCTTCAAAATAAAGTATTCGCTATGAGCGGTATGCGTCGCACCTGCAAGATAAACCGGTGAAAGATCTTTCTTAATCCAACCTTTCGCTTTCCATTCATCAACTTTCTTTTCGCTCATTAGCAAAGTTGCAAACCCATGATCGGTCACAATCGCTATCATAGGAGAAGGATAAGGGTCTGCGATAGCTCGAGAAATTTGCTTTTCAGTAATTTCCCGCTGATAATGATAAGAGCGCGGATTCGTAATCGCATTCGTTCTAAACTTCTTCGTAATTTCCTCTAAATCGCCTTGAGTTATCCCTTCTTCGAACATCATCCGCTTCATCAAAAGCCCGTACATGGAAATCAAAGTGGCTCCGTTATCCAATTCAAATTCCGGATGACATACGGTTTCATTAACCCTTTTCAAATCGGAAACCAACTTAAAAGCAGATTTAGGAATATCCGCCGCCGCGATAAGTATGACCGATTCTGGATCGGAAAGAAGTATGGATCGCGCCTGCCCGATCGCACCTGTGACACTAGCGCCTCCTAGATCTACCAAATGTGCGCGCATTCCCGTAAAACCTAATTCGTTAGCGATGCGAACGCTATGCCCGTATCCTTGCTTTCCCAGTGAAGCAGGCTCAATGCTTACGAAGTCGGTAATCTCCCGAGCTAGTGTCCCTTGTTTCAATTCTAAAAAACGGAGCAAATCCGTTATAGATTTCTTATAGTGATGAAAGACTTTCTTATCATTGCTCCAATCTTCATATTCCGATTCGGAAAAATCATCGATCGTGCTATCTGCAACGCCTAAAAGTACAGGATAATTCACTTAGTTCTCCTAATTTATTTACCGGACGGTGCCGGGAGGAATAACTTTGCATTCCCCCTTACCGATGATTTCGCCCTTTTGATTTTTCCACTCGATATTCATCGCAACTGCCTTAAGCCTCGCAATTTTTTCTTTCACTTCAACTTTGCAGGTAATCGTATCTCCGGGAAAAACGGGTTTCCGAAATTTTGTTACCGTTTCTAATGCAATCGTTCCTAACCCGGGAAGTTTCATGCCTAGGACGGGCGCAAGTAGAGATGCCGCCAGGCCGCCGTGTGCAATCCTCGTTCCGAAAGAAGTCGTTTTCGCATACTCTTCATCAACATGCAACGGATTAAAATCGCCGCTAATTCCCGCAAATAAATAAATATCGGTTTCAGTAATCGTCTTAGTAAAACTCGCCGAATCTCCGATTGAAATTTCGTCAAAGGTCTTTCCTTTTTCGTACATTCAACTTTCCTTATAAATTTATTTAAGCCGAATATCTATGCGACAGCGGCGCCTAAAATTCCCGATTTTAAGAATTCGATACAATCTACTACATCCTTATCTACGGTATCTAACTCGTAAAACTCCTGCAAAAGAAATTTCGTTCCTTGCGAATCCAGGTCTTTTAGGTACGAAGCGTTTTTCAAAAAGCGGGTTCCGGCAAAGAAAGTCAGAAGTCTAAGATCTCGAATACGTTCCTTAGATTCGTATTCGGAAGTAGATTGAACTGCATCCCAGAATCCGAGTTGAAGGACCGCAGTCAAAACGAGAAGATCCGCGAATGCAAATTCCCAGGCCTGTTTTTTCTTTCTTTCCGGATTTTGTCCAATGGATCGAACTAATCGCTTTGCCGAAGTAAGGAATTTACCTTGAGGAGAATCTGCTAGTTCTTTTTCGGCCTTTTGGCGAATTTCCTCGGTATGAGAATGTTCTAAAACGCTTAAAAATTTTTCAAATCCGTTAAACGTCGAGGATATGATACTTCTCTGAATTTCAGAAGTTCCTCCGCCGATCGTACCTAACTTTACGTCCCGATACAATCTACTTGCGGGACATTCCCTCATGTAACCCATTCCACCGAAGAGTTGAACTGCTTCGCTTGCTAATTCTTCCGACGTTTCAGTAACGAATACTTTTAAAGCGGAACTTTCCAAAGGCAAGCTTGACGAAGGATCACTATCTTTCTTGTTTGCGACAAAATAAATTAATCTGCGGGATGCGCAAAGATAGATCCAAGTTTTCACCAATTTTTCCTGAATAGCATAAAAAGATAAAATCGGTTTACCGAATTGATGCCGCTTCCAAGCATATTCTATTCCTGCTTCGAGTGAAAATTCCATTCCACCCGGCACGGCGGCAACTAAAACCGTACGTTCCCACTCCAAAGTCGCTTTTCCGATTCGCAGGAATCCCGAGTTTAACGGACCGAGCAGATTTTCATCCGGAACGAACATATCTTGGAAGGAAAGCTCGGCGGTCGTAGAAGTATTGTGTCCGAGTTTTTTTAGTACTTTGCTAACGTAGAATCCTTTCGTATGAGATTCTACAATAAAGGCGGACACTCCCATCGGTCCTCTGGACTTAGTGGTGCGTGCCATAATTATGAATACCTGACCGATCGGTCCGTTCGTGATGTACATTTTACTTCCGTTTAAAATGAATCCACCTTCTACTTTTTGAGCGAAAGTAAGCATCCCCGCCGCGTCAGACCCTGAGTCGGGCTCGGTTAAACCCAAACCTGCAATCCATTCCCCTGTCGCTAGCTTAGGTAAATATTTGCGCTTCTGTTCCTCGGTTCCTTGAAACAAAATCGGTAGAGTTCCGATAATCATATGCGCACCCCAGGACAAACCGAAGCCTCCATCCAGACTCCCGGCGTTAAAGGATTCCTGAGCGATGCAACATTGTAAACAGGTACCACCCTGTCCTCCGTATTCCTCCGGAACGGCCATGCCGAGAAGGCCCATATTACCCATTTCTTTCCAAATATCGTCTCCCCAGGTCCCGTGCTCGTCCCTATCCTCCACGCTGGGAGACACCTTTTCTTTGGAAAATTTTTTTACCATTTCGTAAAATTCAAGATCCGATGAATTCAAATATGGATTTAAGAACATAATAATCTCCTAATGTACTTTAAACTTTCGTAAGCGCATCTATCTCTTTTTTGAAGCTATCTAAAATTTCGTTTCGTTTCATTTTAAGAGTCCTTGTCATCTCTTTATCCGGATCGAAAGGTCGTGGCACGATATAAAAAGCGTTTTGCGGAACAACTTCAAACGATTTAAACCCATTTTTCCGGGAAATTCGAGTCGAAACTTCCAATTTGAAAATTTCCCTAACTTTCGGATGATCATTCCAAGTAATCGGGTCTTCGGGTAGGTCGGGAAATTCCGCTCGTAGTTTTTCGAAATCCGGAACGATTAATGCCACGAGATGCTTAGCTTCGTGTCCCGTTACCATAACTTGGTTAATATAGGGCGAATTCAGTAATTGATCCTCTACGGGAACCGGCTCCACGTTCTCCCCGCCTGCCAAGACGATAGTATCCTTGGCTCGACCCGTAAAAACCAATTCATTCCTGTAATTGAACCGCATAATGTCTCCGGTATCGAAGAAGCCATTCTTATCGAAGACAACAGCATTGAGTTCGGGGCGTTTATAATAGCCTATAAGAACCTGTTTAGATTTTATCCAAAGGCTTCCTTTTTTTCCTTGAGCCACCGGATTTCCTGCTTCGTCCTTAATGATGCACTCGTATCCAGCTATAGGAGTACCGACTGTACCCGGCGAAGGTCGGTTAGCCTTTCGGATAGAAAGCACTGCGGACGTCTCCGTCATACCGTATCCTTCTAGAACGATCAAACCGATTCCTGAAAGGAACTTATCCACTACGGAAGGTAACGCACTACCGGCAGAAACGGATACCCGTAACCTGCCGCCAAGAGCCTGATGAACTCCTCTAAAAATCAGAATCGCGCCGAGCTTAAGCGGTAATAAAGAAACCAGACCGAAGAAAGCTCCTAATTTCTGCATCAATCGCACCATCGAATTGGGTTTCATGATTCTGAAATCATAACCGAATAGAATAGATTTTTTTTCAGCCCAGCTCATACCGACTTTCAGAAAGAAATCGAATAGCGCCCTTTTGAAAGAAGATTCTCTAGCTACCTTATTCATGATTCCATTATATAGAGATTCCCAAATTCTCGGAACGGAAGGAAACAAGGTAGGCTTGAATTCTTTTAAATCTTCTTTTAAATTATTAATGTTAGATACTAGAAATGCTGCGCCAAGTTCTATAATGCAGTATTCAATCGCTCTCTCAAACGCATGCCAGGGAGGCAAAAGACTGATTCCCGAGTCGGAAGACGTAAGCCCTACGAATCCGATCACCTTTTCGACTGCGGAAATCCATCCGGTCTGAGTTAACATAACTCCTTTAGGAGCTCCTGTCGTTCCAGAGGTATAGATTAGAGTAGCCAATTCGTCGGGGCTTTTCTCCTTTAATCTTTTCTTAAT is part of the Leptospira broomii serovar Hurstbridge str. 5399 genome and harbors:
- a CDS encoding thiolase C-terminal domain-containing protein — encoded protein: MNYPVLLGVADSTIDDFSESEYEDWSNDKKVFHHYKKSITDLLRFLELKQGTLAREITDFVSIEPASLGKQGYGHSVRIANELGFTGMRAHLVDLGGASVTGAIGQARSILLSDPESVILIAAADIPKSAFKLVSDLKRVNETVCHPEFELDNGATLISMYGLLMKRMMFEEGITQGDLEEITKKFRTNAITNPRSYHYQREITEKQISRAIADPYPSPMIAIVTDHGFATLLMSEKKVDEWKAKGWIKKDLSPVYLAGATHTAHSEYFILKGGFKTPATNSGEKLFAQSGYERDELDYAWIYDCFTGMIILQSAEYFQLSKKKVTQSLKAGKISFKNGKTIPVNLLGGILNYQAAMSISAAAGLVDIASQYGLYAQPKLLGKQNPLYPKLSLLGGNGGIDSINSVALFSSDRPGKKRIQRKPNLKPLTLNKLGADEGEVGVVWSSTTVNMNPGFPWKPPYSLVLVKLGIDRFILANLHEKGGNLVKTGDQLEYDKTKVTIAREGRRWKAILS
- a CDS encoding MaoC family dehydratase; translated protein: MYEKGKTFDEISIGDSASFTKTITETDIYLFAGISGDFNPLHVDEEYAKTTSFGTRIAHGGLAASLLAPVLGMKLPGLGTIALETVTKFRKPVFPGDTITCKVEVKEKIARLKAVAMNIEWKNQKGEIIGKGECKVIPPGTVR
- a CDS encoding acyl-CoA dehydrogenase family protein, yielding MMFLNPYLNSSDLEFYEMVKKFSKEKVSPSVEDRDEHGTWGDDIWKEMGNMGLLGMAVPEEYGGQGGTCLQCCIAQESFNAGSLDGGFGLSWGAHMIIGTLPILFQGTEEQKRKYLPKLATGEWIAGLGLTEPDSGSDAAGMLTFAQKVEGGFILNGSKMYITNGPIGQVFIIMARTTKSRGPMGVSAFIVESHTKGFYVSKVLKKLGHNTSTTAELSFQDMFVPDENLLGPLNSGFLRIGKATLEWERTVLVAAVPGGMEFSLEAGIEYAWKRHQFGKPILSFYAIQEKLVKTWIYLCASRRLIYFVANKKDSDPSSSLPLESSALKVFVTETSEELASEAVQLFGGMGYMRECPASRLYRDVKLGTIGGGTSEIQRSIISSTFNGFEKFLSVLEHSHTEEIRQKAEKELADSPQGKFLTSAKRLVRSIGQNPERKKKQAWEFAFADLLVLTAVLQLGFWDAVQSTSEYESKERIRDLRLLTFFAGTRFLKNASYLKDLDSQGTKFLLQEFYELDTVDKDVVDCIEFLKSGILGAAVA
- a CDS encoding AMP-dependent synthetase/ligase, which encodes MEDNRKYFYDMLEKTASLFPLKESFSKRTKAGIQGRTFSQLKTLTDHLIGGLIQAEVVKDDKILYLCDASSNWILGDIAIISAGAVSVPRGTDVVDEDILYIVNHSESKYALVQKEKDKQRILNLASKLPSLKKIYVLEDDIGELKTGNESVGELIEKGKIYLSQNPHCIKKRLKEKSPDELATLIYTSGTTGAPKGVMLTQTGWISAVEKVIGFVGLTSSDSGISLLPPWHAFERAIEYCIIELGAAFLVSNINNLKEDLKEFKPTLFPSVPRIWESLYNGIMNKVARESSFKRALFDFFLKVGMSWAEKKSILFGYDFRIMKPNSMVRLMQKLGAFFGLVSLLPLKLGAILIFRGVHQALGGRLRVSVSAGSALPSVVDKFLSGIGLIVLEGYGMTETSAVLSIRKANRPSPGTVGTPIAGYECIIKDEAGNPVAQGKKGSLWIKSKQVLIGYYKRPELNAVVFDKNGFFDTGDIMRFNYRNELVFTGRAKDTIVLAGGENVEPVPVEDQLLNSPYINQVMVTGHEAKHLVALIVPDFEKLRAEFPDLPEDPITWNDHPKVREIFKLEVSTRISRKNGFKSFEVVPQNAFYIVPRPFDPDKEMTRTLKMKRNEILDSFKKEIDALTKV